One stretch of Candidatus Binataceae bacterium DNA includes these proteins:
- a CDS encoding glycosyltransferase family 10: MEVFGRGVRYIEDKWDALARYRYSIAIENSNSPDYWTEKIADCFLSWTLPLYDGCPNIEHYFPADSLIRIDANDHFATLARIDELLRRDEWEGRLPALQEARHRVLETHQMFPFFTRMIQNYGGNERERILVNIPAYTGALWKNRRDDRSDAGISPRYLVSEI, translated from the coding sequence GTGGAGGTCTTTGGACGCGGCGTCCGTTACATCGAGGACAAATGGGACGCACTTGCGCGCTATCGCTATTCAATTGCGATCGAGAACTCGAATAGTCCTGACTACTGGACAGAAAAGATCGCCGATTGCTTTCTAAGTTGGACACTTCCGCTCTATGACGGTTGCCCCAACATAGAGCACTATTTTCCCGCCGACTCTTTGATTCGAATTGATGCCAACGATCATTTTGCAACCCTCGCGAGGATCGATGAATTGCTCCGCCGTGATGAATGGGAAGGACGACTACCCGCGTTGCAAGAGGCGCGGCACCGAGTACTCGAGACGCATCAAATGTTCCCCTTTTTTACACGCATGATTCAAAACTACGGAGGCAATGAACGGGAGCGTATATTGGTTAACATTCCGGCGTACACTGGTGCGCTGTGGAAGAACCGCCGCGACGATCGATCAGACGCAGGGATATCACCGAGGTACCTCGTTAGTGAAATTTAA